DNA from Solenopsis invicta isolate M01_SB chromosome 4, UNIL_Sinv_3.0, whole genome shotgun sequence:
ttcttaaatgcGATGCAATCCATGGAAGAATATATACAGTAAATTTCTATAAGCTTCTCACCGAAGACTCTTCAACGGCACTCTGGCTTCGCTCCAGACGCGCTCCAAATTGCACCGACTCACATCCAACTTGGAGAGTCCTGGAAGGCTTAGGAACGGCGTCACTTGCAATGTCCTCAACGAATTGCGGGCGAGATTCAGCTTGATCAAATTAATTGCGCCGCGGAACATATTGGGTGTGATAGTAGCGATGTAATTGTTGGACAGATCCAGTTCACGAAGAGACGAAAGATTATCCAGGAGTCCATCGGGCAAGCCGGTCAGGTGATTCTTCGAAAGCTTCAGCCGAGACAGCGCCGGCATTTCATCAAACGTGCCTGGCTCGATGCTGACAAGACCACAATTCGCGCACTCGAAACGGGTGATGCTGTTGAATAATAACGATTATTGCGTACAAATTAACTTGTTTGGTTCCTTATATGCTGAAATAAAACGGCAAAGTGATGTACTAACCTGAATATGTTATATTTCAGGTCGTAAGTTTTGAAAACTGGCAGAACTTGTAAACCGGGATTGTCGTTCATCAACAGAACTTGTAATCTTGAAATGGACTTGAAGTGATGCTCGGTTAACGAGGACAGCTTGTTATCACTGATATCCAGGTATTGTAATTGATCGAGTTTGCTGAAAGCATGCTGATGAATTCTCTTCAAATTATTCGACTTGACGTATAATTGGTCTAAACTTGGTACGCCTTCCAGGTCCTCTTTGCCAATTATCCTGATCTTGTTTCTTGAAGCATCGAGCATTGTCAGTTTCGAGGAACTTATAGTGGCCAACGTCGATAGATTATttcctgaaaatatttttctttttttttaattatagttcCCACGaccataaaattattataacttgtaaattaaattgaatttgttgtgtattatttctgttaaattcagacacttttaataaaattttaatttaatactgtgTTATTTTCTGCATCTAGATAGATgcagaaattaaaatatcagatttaacaaattcttgtttttttttttaattattgataaataatgttGTGGTACATGTGGCCGTCGTTCTTACCAGCAACGCGAAGAATTTGCACGTATTTGTCAACGAACAGATCGATCGGGATCTCATTCAGCATATTATCTGAAAGGTCTACTTCCATGAGCGAGTCCAACGAGTCGAAGATCATACCGTCGAGCTCTCTTAGCCGGTTACCGCGTAGATTGATGAAGTTGAGCTGAGGCATCTTGGAAAAGGCGGTGCGTTTCAACCGTAATACTTCGTTGTTCGAGaaatcaaaatcggtgaccgaGGGTGAGTGCAGCAGATAATGCTTCGTCGGCCTCGTGTCGTGCATGCGCTTAAGCGGATTACCGGCGATCGTAAGCAGGCTGAGTTGCGTGTTATTCTGGAAGGTGTTCGGGTGGATGTCCTGCAGACCGTTGCGTGTCAAGTTTACGGCAAACAGGTACGTGATGCCATTGAAGGCCGTGCGGTCTAGTTCGACTATGCGCGTGTCGACGATGGTGATGGACTCCAATTGCTGAAGACCGCGAGCCCGCAGGGCGTTCGGTCCCAGTTGTATCTCACCGGCGTTCTCGATGCGCAGATGAGCGATACTTGGCCCGAAGGACTGTTCATTCACCAGCTTGGTGCATCTAAGAATGAACAGTAAAAGATGAGGAatgaatgaaaaaattacatattattattaatattatttgaatatgaTTGTTGTCATCATgaatattagataaattataattgatattttttttaatcgatttagaTTCGATCATTCTGCAGAAgacatttaataattgtaatgttaCAACTGAAATTAATTCTGAGTTAGAAAACTTGCAAAACCTAAAGGAAACCACcgcaacgtaaaaaaaaatagtcgaataattacgtttaaatataattatatttacgtaatattttaataatctcgTGTAATTGGTGTTTGCGCACATTCATTTGCACAAACAGTGACAAATTCTACAACAAGAATATCTGAGCCGTATTAACTTCTTATTAATGTAGAGAACCATGTCATATTATTGAGCTCTAAGCAGGAAGTGTCCTATCTACGGACTCTTTATCCACCGTCACACCAAGGGACGTTATTCAGTTATATAATAATCCGATTAGAAACATACGTTGCAGTCGTTGCGGAGGCGTACTGCCCGGCGCACTTGCAATAATCAGGGCACTGTGTCATAACTTCTTCATCATCGTCCACGTCCTCGTCCTCGTACTCCTCGTCGCCGAAATCGTCGTCGTCTTCGCTATCGCTTTCCTCGTCGCTAAGATCCTCGTAGGGTCCAGAATTATCTTTGTCTAGTAATTCTTCACCTTCCTCCAGAAtagcattttgttttattgttttgatCGGTTTAGGGGTCGTCTTCAATCGAAAATTCGTGGTGTCTCTCTGCGCCTCGGCTTTAAAAGTCTTCGCCACCTCTTCCTGAAtctaaataatcattttttgttataattagcAGAACTTAATTAAGTATCGTggaaaaaatcaaattgaagCTAATTGCACTTTAGAGTTTGACCTTTTAAATTATGTTCcaataagataataattattatttattgtttatgtatATTGCTATGATgcaaacaatagaaatttattatctgtCAATATGTGATAAATGTTTTTACGTATATTCGCATATTTATGATTGGAgctatcttttatataaaaagaaaatttacgaTTGCCTATCTTTCATATAAAAAGATATGACCACATCTATCTCTTTATGGATGCTTACAAATATTGTACAACGCAGTATTTTATACGGAACAGTTTTGCTAAgcaatctaaaaatttagttgaataccgatctaaaaataatttggttggatcgtaaaaataattatgaaggacatTCGATCATGATGAGCAATATTGCTAATAGTTTTGACATTCTCGCAATTAACTGGAGTGTActacttaatttatattttgatgatccaacaaaaGTATTTTCACATTGTGTCaacagctaaatttttagatactttagcaaaatcgtttttCCGTGTACACGTAACAAAAAGTTCGCTCTTACCTTATCATCAGAAGCGTCTTTGTCTAAAGTTTTGATTTCCTGCATCAATATATCCTTCATATTCGTGAAGGGTTTGGCGTAATCTATAAAGTTGTTTTTAGATATCGTTGTTTTCGTGGCTTCGGTCGTTGCATCCTCTGTGCTGGTAGGAACGGTTTTCGTAGTGAATGGTGCTGGAGTTGGTGATGCAGTAGTATGAGCGTCGATCGTGATAGTAGTGACCGCCAAGAAGATGGTCAGCAGCCAAGCTGCTGAGATCTCCATGTTATGGCTTCTGAAAATAATTGATCCTCGTCATTGAATAAGACAAGAATatcttatatacaataatattatgtCATGTGCGATGCTTGCCGGTAGTTTAGGTGCATTAGCGAAGATATTTGCgcatactattatatatttgttaccagagttctttattattataatttatcaacatccatgttctaattttttatatgagtaATTAAGTTCgagttgtattataatttacatttttgtacaaataactaattaaaataaataattaatttaatgcaattttttaatctttagaaTTGTTAcatcttgaaaatttaattaatgagaaaagttagtgtatttttgtatttaaaaaatatgtaaataatctatttttagtgcgatttttaaaagttttttaatcgGACCATAGAAAATGCATCGGTTCTGAGATGCCTCGTGTAACGTGAGACTTTTTCTCGTCCGTTCTCAAATAACGTCTGCTGACCAATTTACTCCACAAAGCAAACATTATTCTGTTTGACTTCTCGAAACGTAGTTCATAAATGTCGAAACGGGcaagttacaaatatttaaaaaaatacgaattttattttatcaaacattgtaatttcaatttattatacattaataatgaaatttatattcttttttgcataattatttatgcATAACGGTGCATAATTTACAACGCTACAGACGTATGCTTTGTTGAATGACGCTTCGTCATTCCTCTACAGCGTAGTATGTATCGACAATCTGTATCAAAGTTTTCAAGAGATCGTGTGTTGCGTCGAGGCGTCACGTTCGTGTCGATGCAATCAAGTGCAAGAGCGGAAACTCTTGCGGTCTATAAAGAAATAAGAGCAAACTTCTTCCGGAGTACCGTCAGTCGTTGCACTAAGCTAACTAAGGTTTCTTTTGCCAAAGCGGATGTGCTATTTTAACATCTGTGCAGGCGCAAAATGGAACTTTAACTGTGCTACGTAGTTTTATTTGCTGCAAGTGCGAAGTAACGTATATTATGCCTTTGACGATGGAGTTTATCTCACTAACTTTTTAACTTGCGAGACATTCTTttgaattaatgattaataattttcactTAAAAAGTTTTCGAATGATAAGGACTTTATCGAATTTCCGTACAAGAATGTATCATTACCTATTCGAACGATAATCGGAAGTGATCGTGCGTCACAAACTCGGAAAACAGTTCAAACTCTTGCTTCGTTCTCGATGTCAGAGATTTTAACGAATGACGTTGCACTCGATGCATCGCTGTTCGCACTGCACAATGTTACTGCCCCACCTACAGACGTTGACGTTAGATAACCGTGACGATTTGCAGACTGGCGCGACTTCTGGCACATATGGATAGGTACGAACTTTTAGACAAATGGGGATGAAAACATATCCAGCTCAGAATGGCCTAGTTGACGAAACCGTAGTCATCGAAAAATGTCTTACGAGTAGTAATAATTGCTATTATTAAACATGCGATGCAAGTTGCGAG
Protein-coding regions in this window:
- the LOC105196344 gene encoding protein artichoke, with the protein product MEISAAWLLTIFLAVTTITIDAHTTASPTPAPFTTKTVPTSTEDATTEATKTTISKNNFIDYAKPFTNMKDILMQEIKTLDKDASDDKIQEEVAKTFKAEAQRDTTNFRLKTTPKPIKTIKQNAILEEGEELLDKDNSGPYEDLSDEESDSEDDDDFGDEEYEDEDVDDDEEVMTQCPDYCKCAGQYASATTATCTKLVNEQSFGPSIAHLRIENAGEIQLGPNALRARGLQQLESITIVDTRIVELDRTAFNGITYLFAVNLTRNGLQDIHPNTFQNNTQLSLLTIAGNPLKRMHDTRPTKHYLLHSPSVTDFDFSNNEVLRLKRTAFSKMPQLNFINLRGNRLRELDGMIFDSLDSLMEVDLSDNMLNEIPIDLFVDKYVQILRVAGNNLSTLATISSSKLTMLDASRNKIRIIGKEDLEGVPSLDQLYVKSNNLKRIHQHAFSKLDQLQYLDISDNKLSSLTEHHFKSISRLQVLLMNDNPGLQVLPVFKTYDLKYNIFSITRFECANCGLVSIEPGTFDEMPALSRLKLSKNHLTGLPDGLLDNLSSLRELDLSNNYIATITPNMFRGAINLIKLNLARNSLRTLQVTPFLSLPGLSKLDVSRCNLERVWSEARVPLKSLRYLSVRDNLLRRITVEELRATPHLTGLDLSHNPLDCDSEFTEAVQWLTDHGVAPTEVFELVSDKFDIEDIDNSMDINQWTDLAKVACDGIEDGPPARALPGKDTHRKDIRLDFDIVEDSDPLKNELDNGEKLTLDRGMERIDEPRLAEDQEYDEDFAVTTEYHTWYNLRPGFKVWLVSGTVLSVLVVFLLVARIACCLANKRGRGPVIRPPMILRQGLVDNKNCGLVYKPLQEEIATPHMPKRGSFYSSSAFHYNKIVPESV